In the genome of Pseudomonas lalucatii, the window AGTCGGCAAGGGCACGGGGCTGGGCCTGGCCCTGTCCTACAGCATCGTGCAGAAACACCACGGCCGTATAGAGGTCAGCAGCGAGCTCGGCCAGGGTACGCGCTTTCGCATCTGGCTTCCTGTCCAACAACCCACTCCAGACAGTGCAGGCAGCCCGCCGCTATGAACGCCCCGCTCCTGGCGCACGACGCCACCCTCCTTCTGGTCGATGACGAGGAGAACATCCTCAAGAGCTTGCGTCGCCTGCTGCGCCAGGAACCCTACGAAATTCTCATGGCCGACGGCGCCGGACAGGCCCTGCAGCTGCTAGAGGCGCATCGGGTTGACCTGGTGATCTCCGACGCGCGCATGCCGGGCATGGATGGCGCCAGCCTGCTTAGCGAGGTCCAGCAGCGCTGGCCGGAGTGCATGCGTATCCTGCTCACCGGACATGCCGACATCGGTACCACCATCAAGGCGATCAACCAGGGCCAGATTTTCCGCTACATCAGCAAGCCCTGGGACGATGACGAGCTGCGCCTGATCATTCGCCAGGCCCTGGCCTTCCAGCACTCCGAACGGGAACGCCAGCGCCTGGAGCGCCTCACCCACGAGCAGAACCAGCACCTGCAGGAGCTCAACACCACCCTGGAACAACGGGTGCGCAGCCGCACGGCTGAGCTGCAGCAAACCGCCGACATGCTCGACATGGCCTATGAAGAGCTCAAGCGCAGCTACGTGACGGCGACCGAGGTGTTTTCCAGCCTGGTCAACCTGCGCATTCCACGGGATAAGCAAAGCAACGGCGCGGTCATCGCACTGGTGCGCGCCTACGCCGAACAGCATGGCCTGGGCGAGGCTTCCAGCCGCGACCTGGCGATGGCGGCCGCGCTGTACAACGTCGGCAAGCTGACCTGGAGCGACAGCCTGCTCAACAGCCCGGCCGACCTGCTCTACAAGCACGAGCGCGAGCGCTATCGGCAATACCCGGTGCTCGGCGAAAGCCTGCTGATGAGCCTAGAGCCGCTGCAGGATGCCGCCCGCCTGATCCGCCATCATCAGGAGCGCTGGGACGGTGGCGGCTTTCCCGACCGGCTCAAGGGCGAGGCCATCCCCCTGGGCGCACGCCTACTCAAGCTGGCGGTCGACTTCATCGAGTTGCAATGCGGGCTGGTGCTCGAGCGCAAGCTGAATCGCGACGAGGCCCTGCTGCTGGTGCAGAAGTACAGCGGCAAGCTCTACGACCCGCAACTGTGCGAAAGCTTCATCGAACTCTGCACCACCCTGGCCCCCGACCTGACCCTGGCCGACCCCAGCATCCTGGTGCTCGACACCCGTCG includes:
- a CDS encoding HD domain-containing phosphohydrolase, whose amino-acid sequence is MNAPLLAHDATLLLVDDEENILKSLRRLLRQEPYEILMADGAGQALQLLEAHRVDLVISDARMPGMDGASLLSEVQQRWPECMRILLTGHADIGTTIKAINQGQIFRYISKPWDDDELRLIIRQALAFQHSERERQRLERLTHEQNQHLQELNTTLEQRVRSRTAELQQTADMLDMAYEELKRSYVTATEVFSSLVNLRIPRDKQSNGAVIALVRAYAEQHGLGEASSRDLAMAAALYNVGKLTWSDSLLNSPADLLYKHERERYRQYPVLGESLLMSLEPLQDAARLIRHHQERWDGGGFPDRLKGEAIPLGARLLKLAVDFIELQCGLVLERKLNRDEALLLVQKYSGKLYDPQLCESFIELCTTLAPDLTLADPSILVLDTRRLMPDMRLARDLRADNGTLLLNEGKQLTQALINKLITFEESEGAQYTLFVRSPDPTGAPLQETIR